A genomic stretch from Arachis stenosperma cultivar V10309 chromosome 3, arast.V10309.gnm1.PFL2, whole genome shotgun sequence includes:
- the LOC130965930 gene encoding uncharacterized protein LOC130965930 codes for MLAIEGTIQPKKAKDPDVTISFNQADFRSASPNLDDPVVISIQLGELLENKIATVYADHQEARQCYNASLKLTQTKQEARTQVQAIHTSADTATLADLDLREDLSERPRPMDNLQQITLTANDKQCTYIGEALEGEDRARLIHILRQNADLFAWTPDDMPGIDPEVISHKLAIDKTVRPIAQKKKNLGEEKRQAALEETKKLLNAGFIREIRFTTWLSNVVMVRKNSGKWRMCVDFTNLNKACPKDAYPLPCIDKLVDNASGFKALSFMDAYSGYNQILMYPEDQSKMAFITEHGNFCYKVIPFGLKNAGATYQRLMDRVFQQQIGQNIEVYVDDMVAKTSAQGSHCDNLVEIFKQLRTYNMRLNLDKCAFGVQGWKFLRFMLTSRGIEANPEKCKAVLNMTSPKTVKEVQQLAGRIAALSRFLPAVANRSYHFFQIFSKGKKFAWTDECENSFTELKQLLTSPPILQRPETVTEAGRKQNPVYLISRILQPIETRYPKIEQLALALITTARRLRHYFQSHTIIVRTDQPLRQILTRPELTGRLIKWSVELSEFDIQYESRKTLKSQVLADFISEMTNDTQNTEVNWSIHVDGASNKEGSGAGVLLKEGDKVVAEQSLQFRFNASNNQAEYEALLAGLKLALQLQIPRITIYCDSSLVVHQIKGEFQVKDPLLEKYWLITRDLILKFRKFEIIHVNREQNTRADVLSKLATTRQTENTSALSQLTLDKPSFEQDTILSIIQVPDWRTPFLDYINTGIMPNDEPNLSLFRRRASFYTVLGNTLYRRGHSQPLLKCISNKEAEEVMAETHEGVCGNHIGGRALAAKILRTGYYWPTIKRDCISKVKACDNCQKHATLSEIPAEELHTIEVSWPFDRWGLDILGPFPKAPGQGLKKKLGEAKGEWADLIPEILWSYNTSIQSATGETPFKLVYGAEALIPVEISVPTLRTDLYDQSNNSQARSAELDLVEEERDISAIKQRARKQYIERRHNKRVVHRSFNNGDLVLRRTEEARKPPGHGKLAANWEGPFRVLQNLGKGAYKLETLKGDQLPRTWNVSSLRGYQS; via the exons ATGCTAGCAATCGAGGGAACCATACAGCCAAAGAAGGCCAAAGACCCAGACGTCACAATATCCTTCAACCAAGCAGACTTCAGATCGGCAAGCCCTAACCTCGATGACCCCGTGGTAATTTCCATCCAGCTCGGAGAACTGTTG GAAAACAAGATAGCTACAGTATACGCCGACCATCAAGAAGCTCGGCAGTGCTACAATGCTAGCCTAAAGCTAACCCAAACAAAACAAGAAGCTCGGACTCAGGTTCAAGCAATCCACACTTCTGCAGACACGGCGACACTGGCCGACCTCGACCTAAGGGAAGACCTCAGCGAAAGACCTCGGCCAATGGACAACCTTCAACAAATAACACTAACAGCAAATGACAAACAATGCACATACATTGGAGAAGCATTAGAAGGGGAAGACCGAGCAAGACTTATACACATACTACGCCAGAATGCTGACCTATTTGCATGGACACCAGATGACATGCCCGGAATAGATCCAGAGGTCATCTCCCACAAGTTAGCAATCGACAAAACAGTCCGACCAATAGCACAGAAAAAAAAGAACCTCGGAGAGGAGAAAAGGCAAGCAGCACTTGAAGAGACCAAGAAGCTCCTAAACGCAGGTTTCATCAGAGAAATTCGCTTCACCACATGGTTGTCCAACGTGGTAATGGTAAGAAAGAACTCAGGTAAATGGCGCATGTGCGTCGACTTTACAAACTTAAACAAGGCTTGCCCTAAAGACGCATATCCATTACCTTGCATTGATAAATTAGTTGATAACGCTTCTGGTTTCAAAGCCCTGAGttttatggatgcatactctGGTTATAACCAGATTCTGATGTATCCAGAAGACCAAAGCAAAATGGCTTTTATAACAGAACATGGAAATTTTTGTTATAAGGTAATACCTTTTGGCCTAAAGAATGCAGGTGCAACATATCAGAGATTAATGGACAGAGTATTCCAACAGCAGATAGGCCAGAATATAGAGGTCTATGTAGATGATATGGTAGCCAAGACATCGGCACAAGGGTCACACTGTGATAACttggtagaaatattcaaacaACTCCGAACATACAACATGAGACTCAATCTGGACAAATGCGCTTTCGGAGTCCAAGGATGGAAATTCCTCAGATTCATGCTAACCTCACGAGGCATTGAGGCCAACCCAGAAAAATGCAAAGCCGTGCTGAACATGACAAGCCCAAAGACAGTAAAAGAAGTCCAGCAACTAGCAGGGCGAATAGCCGCCCTGTCACGTTTTCTACCGGCAGTAGCAAACCGATCTTATCATTTTTTCCAAATATTCTCCAAAGGCAAGAAATTTGCATGGACAGATGAATGTGAGAACTCCTTTACCGAACTCAAACAGCTCCTAACATCACCACCAATCCTCCAAAGACCTGAGACAG TAACAGAAGCAGGTAGAAAGCAAAACCCAGTGTACTTGATCAGCAGGATACTACAACCTATAGAAACAAGATACCCGAAAATAGAGCAATTGGCACTAGCACTAATCACCACGGCAAGAAGACTGCGACATTACTTCCAGAGCCACACAATCATAGTACGAACAGACCAGCCGCTGAGACAGATATTAACCAGACCCGAGCTCACCGGCAGATTAATAAAATGGTCAGtcgagctctccgagttcgacaTTCAGTACGAGTCAAGAAAAACACTGAAGTCACAGGTACTAGCCGACTTTATATCAGAAATGACTAATGACACACAAAACACAGAGGTCAATTGGAGCATACATGTGGACGGAGCGTCAAACAAAGAAGGCAGTGGAGCAGGGGTACTGCTAAAGGAAGGAGACAAAGTGGTGGCCGAGCAGTCACTGCAGTTCCGCTTCAATGCAAGCAACAATCAGGCGGAGTATGAGGCCCTACTCGCTGGACTAAAGCTCGCCCTACAACTACAAATACCCCGAATAACAATTTACTGTGACTCTTCACTAGTGGTACATCAAATAAAGGGCGAATTCCAGGTAAAAGATCCTTTGTTAGAGAAATATTGGCTCATAACAAGGGAtctcattttaaaatttagaaaatttgaaattattcaTGTGAATCGAGAACAAAACACCAGGGCCGATGTGTTATCCAAGTTAGCCACAACTAGGCAAACCGAAAACACATCGGCACTGTCCCAGCTAACACTTGACAAACCAAGTTTTGAGCAGGATACAATTTTAAGTATCATACAGGTACCAGATTGGCGAACACCTTTTCTCGACTATATCAACACAGGCATCATGCCAAATGATGAACCGAACTTGTCACTCTTTCGAAGAAGAGCAAGCTTCTATACAGTGCTCGGAAACACCCTATACAGGCGAGGACATTCCCAACCACTACTCAAATGCATAAGTAATAAAGAAGCCGAGGAGGTTATGGCAGAAACACACGAAGGAGTTTGTGGAAATCACATTGGTGGCCGAGCATTAGCCGCAAAGATATTGCGAACAGGATACTATTGGCCGACGATAAAAAGGGACTGTATCTCAAAGGTAAAAGCCTGCGATAATTGTCAAAAGCACGCCACACTCTCTGAAATCCCGGCCGAAGAACTCCACACCATAGAGGTAAGCTGGCCTTTCGATAGGTGGGGATTAGATATCCTCGGACCTTTCCCGAAAGCGCCAGGCCAGGGATTAAAGAAAAAACTCGGCGAGGCTAAGGGAGAATGGGCCGACCTCATTCCAGAAATCCTATGGAGTTATAATACCAGCATTCAgtctgccacaggagaaacTCCTTTCAAACTAGTATACGGTGCAGAAGCACTCATTCCAGTAGAAATCAGCGTCCCAACATTAAGGACCGACCTCTATGATCAATCCAATAACTCGCAAGCTCGGTCAGCCGAGTTGGATcttgtagaagaagaaagagatatTTCAGCCATAAAGCAGCGAGCCAGAAAGCAATACATAGAGCGAAGACACAACAAAAGAGTAGTTCACAGGTCCTTCAACAACGGAGACCTCGTACTCAGACGAACAGAAGAAGCTCGGAAACCTCCGGGACATGGCAAATTAGCCGCAAATTGGGAAGGACCTTTCCGAGTTCTTCAAAATCTCGGAAAGGGGGCATACAAGCTAGAAACCCTCAAAGGAGATCAACTTCCAAGAACATGGAATGTCTCCTCCCTAAGGGGATATCAATCATAA